A single genomic interval of Juglans regia cultivar Chandler chromosome 1, Walnut 2.0, whole genome shotgun sequence harbors:
- the LOC109001361 gene encoding probable acyl-activating enzyme 5, peroxisomal: MEELKPKPANSSPLTPIGFLDRAAAVYGDCPSVVYNDTTYTWSQTHRRCLQLASSLSSLGIKSGHVVSVLAPNLPAMYELHFAVPMAGAILNTINTRLDARMVSIILRHGESKLVFVDHLCRNLAVEALSLFPPHVQPPDLILITDDEVSLTVPSSSSADHFLATYEGVVEKGDPEFKWVRPKSEWDPMVLNYTSGTTSSPKGVVHCHRGVFIVALDTLIDWAVPKHPVYLWTLPMFHANGWSFPWGMAAVGGTNVCLRKFDGHTIYRLIERHGVTHMCGAPVVLNMLSNSSDYNKRSLRKPVHILTAGAPPPASVLLKTESVGFAVSHGYGLTETCGIVVSCAWKPQWNRFPASERARLKARQGVRTVGMTEVDVVDAESGESVKRDALTPGEVVLRGGCVMLGYLKDPEGTSNCMRDNGWFYTGDVGVMHPDGYLEIRDRSKDVIISGGENLSSVEVESVLYSHPAVNEAAVVGRPDEFWGETPCAFVSLKDDARMATEKEIIEFCRAKLPHYMVPKTVVFRDDLPKTSTGKIQKFVLREIAKSMGSSRASRM; this comes from the coding sequence ATGGAAGAGTTGAAACCGAAGCCGGCAAATTCATCCCCTCTAACCCCAATAGGCTTCCTGGATAGAGCAGCTGCTGTCTACGGCGATTGCCCTTCTGTCGTCTACAACGACACCACCTACACTTGGTCGCAGACCCACCGCCGATGTCTCCAATTAGCCTCGTCTCTCTCTTCCCTCGGCATCAAGAGCGGCCACGTTGTCTCCGTTCTGGCTCCGAACCTCCCCGCCATGTACGAGCTCCACTTCGCCGTACCCATGGCCGGCGCCATCCTCAACACTATCAACACCCGTCTTGATGCCCGCATGGTCTCCATCATTCTCCGTCATGGCGAATCAAAGCTCGTCTTCGTTGACCACCTCTGTCGCAATCTTGCTGTAGAAGCCCTCTCTTTGTTCCCTCCACACGTCCAGCCCCCAGATCTTATCCTCATTACGGATGACGAGGTCTCACTGACAGTACCATCATCGTCGTCGGCCGATCATTTCCTTGCCACTTACGAAGGAGTAGTAGAGAAAGGCGATCCTGAGTTCAAGTGGGTCCGCCCGAAGAGCGAGTGGGACCCCATGGTTTTGAACTACACTTCCGGTACAACCTCCTCTCCTAAAGGTGTGGTACACTGCCACAGGGGAGTATTTATCGTAGCTCTTGATACCCTCATAGACTGGGCTGTACCAAAACATCCTGTTTACTTATGGACCCTACCGATGTTTCACGCCAATGGCTGGAGCTTCCCTTGGGGCATGGCAGCTGTTGGTGGAACCAACGTCTGCCTCCGTAAATTCGACGGTCACACAATCTACCGCCTCATTGAAAGACACGGCGTGACTCACATGTGTGGTGCTCCTGTGGTGCTCAACATGCTATCCAACTCTTCTGATTACAATAAGCGATCGCTCAGAAAACCCGTTCATATCCTCACAGCCGGGGCTCCACCACCGGCGAGTGTACTGCTTAAAACCGAGTCAGTGGGTTTTGCAGTGAGTCACGGTTACGGGTTGACTGAAACGTGTGGAATCGTGGTGTCATGCGCCTGGAAACCACAATGGAACAGGTTTCCTGCGTCGGAGAGAGCTAGGCTAAAGGCAAGACAGGGAGTGAGGACGGTCGGGATGACTGAAGTGGACGTGGTGGATGCGGAGTCAGGAGAGAGTGTGAAACGAGACGCGTTAACACCCGGTGAAGTCGTACTAAGAGGTGGGTGTGTGATGCTGGGTTATCTGAAAGATCCGGAGGGGACCTCCAATTGCATGAGAGACAATGGTTGGTTTTACACTGGGGACGTGGGAGTCATGCACCCAGATGGTTATTTGGAGATCAGGGATCGGTCAAAGGATGTGATCATAAGCGGTGGAGAGAATTTGAGCAGCGTGGAGGTGGAGTCGGTGCTGTATTCGCATCCGGCGGTTAACGAGGCGGCCGTAGTGGGTCGGCCGGATGAGTTCTGGGGAGAGACGCCTTGTGCGTTTGTGAGCTTGAAGGATGATGCTAGGATGGCAACTGAGAAAGAGATCATAGAATTTTGTAGGGCTAAGTTGCCGCACTACATGGTGCCCAAGACGGTGGTGTTCAGGGATGATTTGCCCAAGACTTCTACCGGGAAGATCCAGAAGTTTGTGCTCAGAGAGATTGCCAAGAGCATGGGATCTTCAAGAGCTAGTCGGATGTAG
- the LOC109001363 gene encoding probable metal-nicotianamine transporter YSL7: protein MDTHGEGKKDGDHGATVSAEEAAADQKKGFTETSSVEEIFASKAVPTWQKQLTLRAFVVSFVLGILFTFIVMKLNLTTGIIPSLNVSAGLLGFFFVKTWTKLLEKAGMLRQPFTRQENTVIQTCVVASSGIAFSGGFGSYLFGMSEVVAKQSTEANNAQNIKNPTLGWMIGFLFVVSFLGLFSVVPLRKIMVIDFKLIYPSGTATAHLINSFHTPQGAKLAKKQVSALGKFFSFSFFWGFFQWFFTAGDGCGFVNFPTFGLKAYDNRFYFDFSATYVGVGMICPYLINISLLVGAILSWGIMWPLIDAKKGSWYPAELSSSSLHGLQGYRVFIAIAMILGDGLYNFFKVLGHTLCGLYHQLQNKDSASVLSVSDDRSSPVMPPSLSYDDQRRTQLFLKDQIPTWFAIAGYVTIAIISAATLPHIFPQLKWYYIVVIYITAPTLAFCNAYGCGLTDWSLASTYGKLAIFTIGAWAGASHGGVLAGLAACGVMMNIVSTASDLMQDFKTGYMTLASPRSMFVSQVIGTAMGCIISPCVFWLFYKAFKDLGSPGSEYPAPYALVYRNMSILGVEGFSSLPKHCLTLCYAFFAAAIVINGIRDLVGKKRANFIPLPMAMAIPFYLGAYFAIDMCVGSLILFVWQKTNRAKADAFGPAVASGLICGDGIWTLPSSILALAGVNPPICMKFLSSGMNAKVDDFLAS, encoded by the exons ATGGATACCCACGGAGAGGGAAAAAAGGATGGAGATCACGGGGCGACGGTGTCCGCTGAAGAAGCAGCAGCAGATCAGAAGAAGGGATTCACGGAAACATCGTCGGTAGAGGAAATATTCGCGAGCAAGGCAGTGCCTACATGGCAGAAGCAGCTAACGTTGAGGGCTTTTGTGGTGAGCTTCGTGCTTGGCATTCTTTTCACCTTCATAGTGATGAAACTGAACCTGACCACCGGTATCATTCCGTCCCTCAACGTCTCGGCGGGGCTGCTGGGCTTCTTCTTTGTCAAGACATGGACCAAGTTACTCGAGAAGGCCGGGATGCTGAGGCAGCCCTTCACCCGGCAAGAGAACACTGTTATTCAGACCTGCGTCGTTGCTAGCTCCGGCATCGCTTTCAGCG GTGGCTTTGGCAGTTACCTCTTTGGGATGAGTGAAGTTGTTGCCAAACAATCTACTGAAGCTAACAATGCTCAAAATATCAAGAACCCAACACTGGGATGGATGATTGGGTTTCTATTTGTTGTTAGCTTTCTTGGTCTCTTTTCGGTTGTGCCTCTTCGAAAG ATTATGGTCATAGACTTCAAATTGATTTATCCAAGTGGCACAGCAACTGCCCACCTCATCAACAGCTTTCACACTCCTCAGGGTGCCAAGCTAGCGAA GAAACAAGTGAGTGCATTGGGAAAGTTCTTCTCCTTTAGCTTTTTCTGGGGCTTCTTCCAATGGTTCTTTACTGCAGGTGATGGTTGTGGATTTGTAAACTTCCCTACATTTGGTCTCAAAGCCTATGATAACAg GTTTTACTTTGATTTCTCAGCTACTTATGTTGGCGTTGGAATGATCTGTCCATATTTAATTAACATATCTCTGCTTGTCGGAGCCATTCTTTCATGGGGTATCATGTGGCCACTGATAGATGCCAAAAAAGGCTCATGGTACCCTGCAGAACTCAGCAGTAGCAGCCTACATGGCCTGCAAGGTTACAGG GTCTTCATAGCTATAGCCATGATCCTCGGCGATGGTCTCTACAACTTTTTTAAGGTCCTTGGTCACACTCTATGTGGTTTGTATCACCAACTACAAAACAAAGACTCGGCCTCAGTTCTCTCCGTATCAGATGATCGGTCCTCCCCTGTAATGCCTCCGTCACTGTCTTACGATGACCAACGTCGGACCCAACTATTTCTCAAGGACCAGATTCCAACATGGTTTGCTATAGCTGGTTATGTCACCATAGCAATTATATCTGCTGCCACACTTCCTCACATATTTCCCCAGCTCAAGTGGTACTATATTGTGGTGATTTACATTACAGCACCAACACTAGCCTTTTGTAATGCTTATGGTTGCGGCTTGACAGACTGGTCATTGGCATCCACATATGGAAAGCTGGCCATCTTCACCATTGGGGCATGGGCAGGGGCCTCACATGGTGGGGTTCTCGCAGGTTTAGCGGCCTGTGGAGTCATGATGAACATTGTTTCGACGGCATCTGACTTGATGCAGGACTTTAAGACGGGCTATATGACGTTGGCTTCGCCAAGGTCAATGTTTGTGAGTCAAGTTATTGGGACCGCAATGGGTTGCATTATTTCTCCTTGCGTCTTTTGGCTCTTCTACAAGGCCTTCAAGGATCTTGGATCTCCTGGTTCAGAATACCCAGCTCCTTATGCTCTCGTTTACCGTAATATGTCAATTCTCGGGGTTGAGGGGTTCTCGTCTTTGCCGAAGCACTGCCTCACGCTTTGCTACGCTTTCTTCGCTGCAGCCATAGTTATCAACGGGATCAGAGATTTAGTGGGAAAGAAGAGGGCTAACTTTATTCCACTTCCCATGGCAATGGCAATACCCTTTTATCTTGGAGCATACTTTGCCATTGATATGTGTGTGGGGAGCTTGATCTTGTTTGTGTGGCAGAAGACAAACAGGGCTAAGGCTGATGCATTTGGACCTGCTGTAGCGTCCGGGTTGATTTGTGGTGATGGGATTTGGACTTTGCCAAGTTCAATACTCGCTTTGGCAGGTGTTAATCCACCCATTTGCATGAAATTTCTGTCTAGTGGAATGAATGCAAAGGTGGATGATTTCTTAGCTTCTTAA
- the LOC109001366 gene encoding NDR1/HIN1-like protein 6 yields the protein MADHLKVHPVHDVEAPQTSPKSPLVPPGTSKSDKVEEVQHQHPAPFQPTIPVTQSKPPKKKRSCLCRCLCWTVCLLVLLIIIIGIIVGIIFLVFRPKLPKYSVDTIQITQFNLSSDDSLYATFDVTITARNPNKKIGIYYEGGSNIGVWYTDRKLCQGALPKFYQGHRNTTVLNVDMTGQTQNATGLLTTLQQQLQETGGVPLTLRVNQPVRIKLGKLKLFKIKFRVRCRLVVDSLSPNNGISTRSTSCKFRLRL from the coding sequence ATGGCTGATCATCTGAAAGTTCATCCCGTTCACGATGTTGAGGCACCCCAGACAAGCCCGAAGTCTCCGTTGGTGCCACCGGGGACGTCTAAATCCGATAAAGTCGAAGAGGTGCAGCACCAGCACCCAGCTCCATTCCAACCGACCATCCCTGTGACGCAATCAAAACCACCTAAGAAGAAGAGAAGCTGCCTCTGCAGATGCCTGTGTTGGACAGTATGCCTCCTAGTGCTCCTAATAATCATCATCGGTATTATTGTTGGGATAATCTTCCTGGTGTTCCGACCAAAACTTCCCAAGTACTCGGTAGACACGATACAAATTACCCAATTCAATCTCAGCAGCGATGACAGCTTATACGCAACGTTCGACGTGACGATCACTGCAAGGAATCCAAACAAGAAGATTGGAATATACTATGAGGGTGGGAGCAATATAGGCGTGTGGTACACAGACAGAAAACTATGCCAAGGAGCACTGCCAAAATTCTACCAGGGACACCGGAACACGACGGTGCTTAACGTGGATATGACAGGACAAACGCAGAACGCCACAGGCCTGCTGACTACACTCCAACAGCAGCTGCAAGAGACGGGAGGTGTTCCACTCACTCTTAGGGTTAATCAGCCGGTGAGGATAAAGCTTGGAAAATTGAAGCTGTTTAAGATCAAGTTCAGGGTCAGGTGCCGTCTGGTGGTGGATAGCCTTTCTCCTAATAACGGAATTTCTACTCGTAGTACTAGCTGTAAGTTCAGGCTTAGGCTATAG
- the LOC109001365 gene encoding WAT1-related protein At3g02690, chloroplastic, which yields MRPCLSSPSATATATAYAIFPSYSCRFHVPLSLNNFSFYTPSPSPSCISTSIKSTHQFPYNSSSVFRKRIIFTGFEADSKNIVKCTGGTNIEFEEKENEQEAVDFDCPGTGQDVSPSSSTSNFEETVALPDDNSVALGAVWEWAVLVSPFFFWGTAMVAMKEVIPKYGPFFVSSFRLIPAGFLLIAFAASRNRPSPSGLTAWLSISLFALVDATCFQGFLAEGLQKTSAGLGSVIIDSQPLTVAILAALLFGESIGFVGAAGLVLGVIGLLLLEVPSLTFDKSNFSLWGSGEWWMLLAAQSMAVGTVMVRWVSNYSDPVMATGWHMVIGGLPLVIFSILNHDPAANGILKEFTAPDVLALLYTSIFGSAVSYGVYFYSATKGSLTKLSSLTFLTPMFASIFGFIYLGETFSPFQLVGAVVTLAAIYMVNYRNVVE from the exons ATGAGGCCATGTCTGTCTTCTCCCTCCGCCACCGCCACTGCCACTGCCTATGCCATCTTCCCCTCCTACTCTTGCCGTTTTCATGTACCTCTCTCTCttaataatttctcattttacaCACCTTCCCCTTCTCCATCATGTATATCTACTTCCATCAAGTCTACCCATCAATTTCCATACAATAGCAGCAGCGTCTTCAGGAAGAGGATTATTTTCACTGGTTTTGAAGCAGATTCGAAGAATATTGTCAAATGCACCGGCGGCACAAACATCGAATTTGAAGAAAAGGAGAATGAACAGGAAGCCGTTGATTTTGATTGTCCTGGGACAGGGCAGGATGtctccccttcctcctccacatcCAATTTTGAAGAAACGGTTGCTCTGCCAGACGATAATTCAGTAGCACTGGGAGCAGTGTGGGAATGGGCGGTGTTGGTGTCTCCCTTCTTCTTCTGGGGCACGGCCATGGTGGCCATGAAAGAAGTCATTCCAAAGTATGGCCCTTTCTTTGTTTCCTCTTTCCGCCTCATTCCCGCCGGCTTTCTCCTGATAGCATTCGCCGCTTCACGTAATCGCCCCTCCCCCTCTGGACTCACCGCTTGGCTTTCCATTTCTCTTTTCGCGCTCGTCGATGCCACCTGTTTCCAG GGTTTTCTTGCTGAAGGGTTACAAAAGACGTCTGCCGGTCTGGGTAGT GTGATAATTGACTCTCAACCTTTAACAGTGGCTATACTCGCAGCCTTGTTATTTGGTGAGTCCATTGGGTTTGTTGGAGCTGCGGGGCTTGTACTCGGTGTAATAGGACTCTTACTCCTTGAG GTACCTTCACTCACTTTTGATAAGAGTAACTTTTCCCTGTGGGGAAGTGGGGAGTGGTGGATGCTTCTTGCAGCTCAGAGCATGGCAGTTGGCACAGTCATGGTCCGCTGGGTTTCGAATTACTCAGATCCTGTCATGGCAACTGGATGG CATATGGTTATCGGTGGTCTCCCTCTTGTGATATTCTCCATTCTTAATCACGATCCTGCTGCCAATGGGATTCTCAAGGAGTTCACTGCTCCCGATGTGCTGGCACTCCTGTATACCTCCATATTTGGAAGTGCTGTTAGTTATGGTGTATACTTCTATAGCGCAACAAAAg GTAGCTTGACAAAGCTGAGCTCCCTCACCTTTCTAACCCCAATGTTTGCGTCAATTTTTGG GTTTATATATCTCGGTGAGACCTTCTCGCCCTTCCAACTAGTTGGGGCAGTTGTTACCTTGGCTGCAATATACATGGTTAACTACAGGAATGTTGTGGAATGA
- the LOC109001364 gene encoding uncharacterized protein At1g65710-like isoform X1, whose product MGACFSKKRGSSSSPSVAAVSSAAMAPPKTSHNDDATGCENSTTHKVKAESGEPKMKMKKTAQATQEDQKVEEDEGGPVKKEIFVIKHRKSHDVRDRGRDSRSPPPQQDAPLVPHGLTPTAAATTTSNESADESIGNKVTQAAAAGVGVRTSSCTKEEVDAILIQCGRLSRSSSGKATTSSASYDRSRKYSGSKRSYDFDEAVAADDDQKKANVIENNDLCEEDERRQHRQRHRQSPRPSSSSQGRRRTPSRERDQQQRSSSRERRVSRSPGRRSSETTTPASTTTGSAPATANTAKNGNRPGKMVSVPATVSSLVMDKSNNGGGGESATATAVKRISVRRNVGSEAVTAGSRGASSPRSQSPARANAHTKISNDNQQQQQPPSLSRSSSRKAEHSPCRRNPLSEIDPNSLAYPQPLNNSSGNSKVLNRNKKDNEGEGGMVLKDSTNVLNQKPNPEIVNSMSNRAVVQGTNYKTSSRGPLDNQVVTVNCIPKEQRQLTVEEALEQSSMTGHVDAESLNPQKLTRSRSSRRSRDLDLNPETLLNPNPSYTTLLLEDIQNFHQKNTNTASVSLPACVTKACSILEAVADLNSTTSSNLSCAFSDDRKSPPTYQSSRTAYNISLGNPLVGKMVAEAKDPFIESEIAVSDDVMEPSFHKYVTVRRGCGLGGEDMEDQESSGSNSFVSQQHWGFSSSSWEPNSADSTDCWTSRLNTREEDQKRPQGSVLSEPVSNMDEASKRLSGKKRDCEPQQSRGIGRGRVGVTRGLHTIPVVAATAAST is encoded by the exons ATGGGTGCTTGTTTCAGCAAGAAGAGAGggtcttcttcctctccttctGTTGCTGCCGTCTCTTCAGCGGCAATGGCACCTCCAAAAACTTCCCACAACGACGATGCCACAGGTTGTGAAAATAGTACCACCCACAAAGTTAAAGCGGAGAGTGGAGAGccaaaaatgaagatgaagaagactgCGCAGGCGACTCAAGAAGACCAAAAagtggaagaagatgaaggcgGCCCAGTGAAAAAGGAGATTTTTGTCATCAAGCACCGGAAGAGCCATGACGTTAGAGACAGAGGGAGAGATTCTAGAAGCCCACCTCCTCAACAAGATGCTCCATTAGTACCGCATGGGCTTACCCCTACTGCTGCTGCTACGACTACATCTAATGAATCGGCAGATGAATCAATTGGCAACAAGGTTACCCAAGCTGCAGCAGCGGGTGTGGGTGTAAGGACATCAAGTTGCACGAAAGAAGAGGTCGATGCCATTCTGATTCAGTGCGGAAGGCTTAGCCGAAGCTCTTCCGGCAAGGCTACTACCTCTTCCGCTTCTTATGACCGTAGCAGAAAGTACTCGGGTTCCAAGAGGAGCTATGACTTTGACGAGGCTGTTGCCGCTGATGATGATCAAAAGAAAGCCAATGTCATTGAGAACAATGACTTGTGTGAGGAGGATGAAAGACGACAACACCGACAACGCCACCGCCAATCACCGAggccttcttcatcttctcaagGTAGGAGAAGAACACCCAGCAGAGAACGAGACCAACAACAGCGCTCGAGCAGCCGGGAGAGACGAGTGAGCCGATCCCCCGGTAGACGATCGTCTGAAACCACCACTCCTGCTAGTACTACGACTGGGAGTGCACCTGCTACAGCAAATACTGCCAAGAATGGAAATAGGCCAGGAAAGATGGTCTCGGTCCCTGCTACTGTTTCATCATTGGTGATGGATAAGAGTAACAATGGTGGAGGAGGAGAATCTGCAACAGCCACTGCTGTCAAGAGGATTTCAGTTAGGAGAAATGTTGGCAGCGAGGCAGTGACGGCAGGTTCAAGGGGTGCTTCATCGCCACGGTCCCAGTCCCCAGCAAGAGCAAATGCACATACAAAGATTTCCAATGACaatcagcagcagcagcagccgcCGTCACTTAGCCGCAGCTCTTCAAGGAAAGCAGAGCATTCTCCTTGCAGAAGAAACCCATTGAGTGAGATCGACCCCAACTCCCTCGCATATCCACAACCACTCAACAACAGTAGCGGCAATAGCAAGGTActaaatagaaacaaaaaagacaATGAAGGAGAAGGGGGGATGGTTCTCAAGGATTCCACTAATGTTCTGAATCAG AAACCAAATCCTGAGATAGTAAACAGTATGAGCAACAGAGCTGTTGTTCAAGGGACCAACTACAAAACCAGCAGCAGAGGTCCACTGGACAACCAGGTTGTGACTGTCAATTGCATACCGAAGGAACAGCGGCAACTGACTGTGGAAGAAGCTCTAGAACAATCATCAATGACCGGCCATGTCGATGCTGAAAGCCTGAACCCACAGAAGTTAACAAGAAGCAGGTCCTCTAGGAGATCGCGAGACCTAGACCTCAATCCCGAAACTTTGTTGAATCCTAACCCGTCCTATACTACGCTGTTGCTAGAAGATATCCAGAATTTTCACCAAAAGAACACGAATACAGCTTCTGTTTCCCTTCCAGCTTGCGTCACCAAGGCCTGTTCTATCCTCGAAGCTGTTGCTGACCTGAACTCCACCACAAGTTCTAATCTGTCCTGTGCTTTCTCTGATGACAGAAAAAGCCCCCCAACATATCAATCTAGTAGGACTGCCTACAATATTTCACTGGGCAATCCTCTTGTCGGGAAGATGGTAGCAGAGGCCAAAGACCCTTTTATAGAATCTGAGATAGCCGTCAGTGACGATGTAATGGAGCCAAGCTTTCACAAGTATGTAACAGTGAGGAGGGGTTGTGGATTAGGTGGAGAAGATATGGAGGATCAAGAATCGTCGGGTAGCAACAGTTTTGTCAGTCAACAACATTGgggcttttcttcttcttcatgggAGCCCAATTCTGCTGATTCAACTGACTGCTGGACTTCAAGATTGAACACCAGAGAGGAAGATCAGAAGAGGCCACAGGGGAGTGTACTATCTGAACCAGTTAGCAATatggatgaagctagcaagagatTGAGTGGGAAAAAGAGAGACTGCGAACCCCAGCAGAGCCGTGGGATTGGGCGTGGCAGGGTTGGCGTCACTAGAGGTCTACACACGATTCCTGTTGTTGCAGCAACTGCTGCATCCAcataa
- the LOC109001364 gene encoding uncharacterized protein At1g65710-like isoform X2 yields the protein MGACFSKKRGSSSSPSVAAVSSAAMAPPKTSHNDDATGCENSTTHKVKAESGEPKMKMKKTAQATQEDQKVEEDEGGPVKKEIFVIKHRKSHDVRDRGRDSRSPPPQQDAPLVPHGLTPTAAATTTSNESADESIGNKVTQAAAAGVGVRTSSCTKEEVDAILIQCGRLSRSSSGKATTSSASYDRSRKYSGSKRSYDFDEAVAADDDQKKANVIENNDLCEEDERRQHRQRHRQSPRPSSSSQGRRRTPSRERDQQQRSSSRERRVSRSPGRRSSETTTPASTTTGSAPATANTAKNGNRPGKMVSVPATVSSLVMDKSNNGGGGESATATAVKRISVRRNVGSEAVTAGSRGASSPRSQSPARANAHTKISNDNQQQQQPPSLSRSSSRKAEHSPCRRNPLSEIDPNSLAYPQPLNNSSGNSKKPNPEIVNSMSNRAVVQGTNYKTSSRGPLDNQVVTVNCIPKEQRQLTVEEALEQSSMTGHVDAESLNPQKLTRSRSSRRSRDLDLNPETLLNPNPSYTTLLLEDIQNFHQKNTNTASVSLPACVTKACSILEAVADLNSTTSSNLSCAFSDDRKSPPTYQSSRTAYNISLGNPLVGKMVAEAKDPFIESEIAVSDDVMEPSFHKYVTVRRGCGLGGEDMEDQESSGSNSFVSQQHWGFSSSSWEPNSADSTDCWTSRLNTREEDQKRPQGSVLSEPVSNMDEASKRLSGKKRDCEPQQSRGIGRGRVGVTRGLHTIPVVAATAAST from the exons ATGGGTGCTTGTTTCAGCAAGAAGAGAGggtcttcttcctctccttctGTTGCTGCCGTCTCTTCAGCGGCAATGGCACCTCCAAAAACTTCCCACAACGACGATGCCACAGGTTGTGAAAATAGTACCACCCACAAAGTTAAAGCGGAGAGTGGAGAGccaaaaatgaagatgaagaagactgCGCAGGCGACTCAAGAAGACCAAAAagtggaagaagatgaaggcgGCCCAGTGAAAAAGGAGATTTTTGTCATCAAGCACCGGAAGAGCCATGACGTTAGAGACAGAGGGAGAGATTCTAGAAGCCCACCTCCTCAACAAGATGCTCCATTAGTACCGCATGGGCTTACCCCTACTGCTGCTGCTACGACTACATCTAATGAATCGGCAGATGAATCAATTGGCAACAAGGTTACCCAAGCTGCAGCAGCGGGTGTGGGTGTAAGGACATCAAGTTGCACGAAAGAAGAGGTCGATGCCATTCTGATTCAGTGCGGAAGGCTTAGCCGAAGCTCTTCCGGCAAGGCTACTACCTCTTCCGCTTCTTATGACCGTAGCAGAAAGTACTCGGGTTCCAAGAGGAGCTATGACTTTGACGAGGCTGTTGCCGCTGATGATGATCAAAAGAAAGCCAATGTCATTGAGAACAATGACTTGTGTGAGGAGGATGAAAGACGACAACACCGACAACGCCACCGCCAATCACCGAggccttcttcatcttctcaagGTAGGAGAAGAACACCCAGCAGAGAACGAGACCAACAACAGCGCTCGAGCAGCCGGGAGAGACGAGTGAGCCGATCCCCCGGTAGACGATCGTCTGAAACCACCACTCCTGCTAGTACTACGACTGGGAGTGCACCTGCTACAGCAAATACTGCCAAGAATGGAAATAGGCCAGGAAAGATGGTCTCGGTCCCTGCTACTGTTTCATCATTGGTGATGGATAAGAGTAACAATGGTGGAGGAGGAGAATCTGCAACAGCCACTGCTGTCAAGAGGATTTCAGTTAGGAGAAATGTTGGCAGCGAGGCAGTGACGGCAGGTTCAAGGGGTGCTTCATCGCCACGGTCCCAGTCCCCAGCAAGAGCAAATGCACATACAAAGATTTCCAATGACaatcagcagcagcagcagccgcCGTCACTTAGCCGCAGCTCTTCAAGGAAAGCAGAGCATTCTCCTTGCAGAAGAAACCCATTGAGTGAGATCGACCCCAACTCCCTCGCATATCCACAACCACTCAACAACAGTAGCGGCAATAGCAAG AAACCAAATCCTGAGATAGTAAACAGTATGAGCAACAGAGCTGTTGTTCAAGGGACCAACTACAAAACCAGCAGCAGAGGTCCACTGGACAACCAGGTTGTGACTGTCAATTGCATACCGAAGGAACAGCGGCAACTGACTGTGGAAGAAGCTCTAGAACAATCATCAATGACCGGCCATGTCGATGCTGAAAGCCTGAACCCACAGAAGTTAACAAGAAGCAGGTCCTCTAGGAGATCGCGAGACCTAGACCTCAATCCCGAAACTTTGTTGAATCCTAACCCGTCCTATACTACGCTGTTGCTAGAAGATATCCAGAATTTTCACCAAAAGAACACGAATACAGCTTCTGTTTCCCTTCCAGCTTGCGTCACCAAGGCCTGTTCTATCCTCGAAGCTGTTGCTGACCTGAACTCCACCACAAGTTCTAATCTGTCCTGTGCTTTCTCTGATGACAGAAAAAGCCCCCCAACATATCAATCTAGTAGGACTGCCTACAATATTTCACTGGGCAATCCTCTTGTCGGGAAGATGGTAGCAGAGGCCAAAGACCCTTTTATAGAATCTGAGATAGCCGTCAGTGACGATGTAATGGAGCCAAGCTTTCACAAGTATGTAACAGTGAGGAGGGGTTGTGGATTAGGTGGAGAAGATATGGAGGATCAAGAATCGTCGGGTAGCAACAGTTTTGTCAGTCAACAACATTGgggcttttcttcttcttcatgggAGCCCAATTCTGCTGATTCAACTGACTGCTGGACTTCAAGATTGAACACCAGAGAGGAAGATCAGAAGAGGCCACAGGGGAGTGTACTATCTGAACCAGTTAGCAATatggatgaagctagcaagagatTGAGTGGGAAAAAGAGAGACTGCGAACCCCAGCAGAGCCGTGGGATTGGGCGTGGCAGGGTTGGCGTCACTAGAGGTCTACACACGATTCCTGTTGTTGCAGCAACTGCTGCATCCAcataa